Genomic segment of Apium graveolens cultivar Ventura chromosome 7, ASM990537v1, whole genome shotgun sequence:
GGCAAAGCAAAGATAAGAAGAAATATTGTGAATACCATGAGTCATCTGGACACAACACACATGAGTGTCGACAACTAAAGGATGAGGTCGAAGCCCTTATCAAGGAAGGATATCTTGGCAAATGGGTGGTTAAGGAAGTAAGGAGGCATAAGGATGGCGCCGACAGAGTAAAGGAAGAAGGAAGTCGAGCCCTACAGGGGTCGAACAATGAAACTCTGGAAGAAAATAAGTTCGTCAGGGATGGCAGCATCCGAGCAATCTACGGAGAAGATCCCAGGATGGAATACAGTAACAGAGCCTTGGCAAGGTATGCAAGGGAAGCCCGGTTCAGACCTCTAATTGACATTCATAGGGTGGAAACTCGGCCACCCAAAGTATTTAAGGGCGAGTCCATGGATACCATCTTCAGAGAAGCAGATGCCCGGTGGGTACATCACCCCCACAATGACGCACTGGTTATTTCCATCCATATCAGGACCAAGAATATTCATAGAGCCTTCGTAGACAATGGGAGCTCGGCAAATATCCTCTACTACAGCACCTTTGAGAAGATGGGGCTACCTGATCGGGATATGTCTAGAGAAGACTCTTGGGTCTATGGTTTCTCTGGCGCCGGAGTTAGAGTTATGGGATCAATTCGATTGTCGTGTACCTTGGGGAAAGTCCGTTGTCCGTCACAAAGATGCTCGAGTTCAAGGTCCTAAATTAGGAGTCATCCCACAATGTGCTGCTAGGACGACCTTTTCTTATGGAAATGAGGGTCATCACTTCAATGCACCACCTCACCATCAAGTTTCCAACCCCAAATGGTGTGGGCAGCATAAAGGGCTCTCAAAATTACTCTCGGGAATGTTACAGGAAAGCATGAGAGGTTTTAGGAGAAAGGATGCCCACAGCGAAGATGCGTCGGATGATGAGCGAGAGAAAAGCATCGAACAGACGATCGAGGAAATTTAAGTCCATTACTATATCGAGCAAGAAAATGAGTGCCCCTGTGAATTACCTCCAACGATGTTGTTCTTGGAAGACACTATCAGGATTGAAATGTTGGAGGAAGAAGAGCCCCCAAGTGACGTAGTCCAAGAAAACTTCAATAATGAACAGCTTGAAGGAAGATTTGATGTCTTATAGAGTCTTGGACAAGATGTTCATAAGGTAGATGCCCCTCTCCCTGAGGGCACGCCCTTATCTTCAGGAAATTCAAAGGAAGTTGATGCCCCTGTGCCACAGGGTGCGCCTTCTAAAGAAGTTGATGCTCCTCTCCAAGAGGATGCACCTTTTCTGCGAAATGATGAGGATCGTAATCAGTCGACTTAGATCCACGGATACCAATGCCAACGGAAAAGATGGGGCCAGCGAAAGACACAATTGAAATCCTTGTTAATGAAAAAGATCCAAGTAATGTTTTGAGAATTAGATCTCAGTTGGCCCCAAGGTTGAAAGAAGGGCTTTCAATATTTCTCTTGGCTAAACTTGATGTATTTGCGTGGAACCATTCAGATATGGTGGGAATTGACCCGAGAGTTATGTGTCATCATTTGAACATTGATCCCAAGCATAAGGGGATCAGGCAAAAGCGGAGGGCTATAAGTGGAGAAAGGGCAGTAGCCTTGGTAGAAGAAGTAGATAGACTCTTGGATGTCAACTAATCAGGGAATCTTTCTACTCAAATTGTCTAGCAAATCCGGCGTTAGTAAAAAAACCTAACGACAAGTAGAGAACgtgtgtggatttcaccgatCTAAACAAATCTTGTCCAAAGGATAGCTTCCCTTTGCCATGAATCGACCAGTTGGTCGATGCCACGGTAGGGCATGCCCTGTTGAGTTTCATGGATGCATACTCTGGGTATAACCAAATCCCCATGTACGAGCCCGACCAAGAGCACACCTCTTTTATTACAGATAGAGGGCTTAATTTCTACATTGGGATGCCATTTGGTTTGATCAATACTGGGGCCACTTATCAAAGGTTAGTAAACAAAATGTTTAAAAGGCAGATCGGGAAGACGATGGAGGTGTACGTGGATGATATTCTTGTAAATTCTAAGAGGGAAGAAGATCACATAGCAGACTTGGCTGAGATGTTCCATATTTTGAGAAAGTATAGGATGAAGCTGAATCCTCAGAAGTGTGTGTTTGGCATGGAATtaggaaaattcttgggattcatGGTTAACCACCGAGGGATTGAGGCGAACCCGGAAACAATCAAAGCTCTGTTGGACATGAAATCTCCCACCAGCGTTAAGCAAGTGCAAAGCCTGACGGGAAGGATTGCGGCTTTGAATCGATTTGTCTCAAAGTCGTCGGATAGATGCAAGGAATTATTTAATGTAACTAAAGGGATTGGGAAGGATTTCATGTGGAGCTCATATTGTGAAGAGgcttttctgaaaatcaaagagCAGTTGGGAAATCCTCCGATTTTGGGCAAGCCAGAAGAGGGGGAAACATTGATTCTTTACTTGGCAAGTTTACAATACTCTGTTAGTGCGGTGTTAGTGAAAGAGGAAGCGAGCCACCAATCTCCCGTGTACTATATGAGCAAAAGGTTGCTAGATGCAAAGACTAGATATACCAGCATGGAGAAATTAGTGTACGGCCTTATCCTTGCGGCACGAAAGTTAAGGCTGAACTTCTAAGCTCACCGAATAGAGGTTCACACCGCTTATCCTCTCCAACATATTTTACATAAACCAGAATCTTCAGGAAGAATGTTAAAGTGGGCGATAGAGCTGGGAAAATTTGATTTGGAATATTGCCCTCATACAGCGATCAAGGGACATGCGTTGGCTGATTTCATACTTGAGTTTGACTCTAAAGTAGACAATAAGGCTACAGTGTTGGCATAACCTTCCTCACAAGGAAATCCTCCCATTGACATGAGAGAAGAGTTCCCACACCCTTGGTGGATTTTGAATGTTGATGGGGCTGTGAATTATAATGGACCAGGTGCCGGGATTGTTTTGGTCACCCCAGAAGGGCATCGTTTGATAAGTGCCATCCACTTCAAACTTTAAGTCACTAACAACGATGCTGAGTATGAAGCATTAATCAATGGTTTGAAAATAGCTCTGGATGTGGGGGTTGTGAATTTGATCGCTCGGAGTGACTCAGAGTTAGTGGTAAACCAAGTCAATGGAGGTTTCCAAGCCCGAGGAACTCAGACAGAGTTATATATGAGATGTGTGCAGCGTCTACTGGAAAAGTTTGGAATTACCAGGCTAGAaggtgtgacggcctcaaccccggggtcataAGTTGACGTCtccaaacacaattaccaaaatataaacaacaagattattattaaaatatactaattGAACCCAAACCAAGAgccgatccaggttcaagtatgattcagattcacattattacaaaccatttattcaacatctaacacactctaactttattcagcaactcatcagacctcatggcctgatacaaactacctcaaaGGAGCCGGGTCCTCAAGGGGGGGGGAACATGGGTCTGTCTGACtagtcttctaggcatctgcgagatatacataacagtttacaagggtgagcataattgctcagcagtaccaacatatgaataacggaataaaatagtaatgtaacaataataggaacagagctgtaatcattatatcaacattatataatgaaaatcggagataactggatatcactaactagcatgctttatcaaaacaacgtagtagtgtgctgtgtaagtaccagagtccaattttagcatgctaatcacatttataaaaccgttgtatcaactacttatacccttataggaatcacaaatccaaatcagatacataacggatatgtgaagacagctgatgtggctatcaacaccagacggctctaactgccatcccatttacgtgttccggaactcagagaatagctaggtctctgacctgctggactaatcggttatatattgtgtgcaaccgaattagcctcttacgccacctcaataggcctactctggccccaatgtatcccatatctgactgttttatccagttttcaaaacacttgtacctatcttatttcaaaatcatttattttgccagcacacatataaaatccagttcgcaaatcatttcattcgagataggtacctttcgaagttacttttccccaaaacaattagaaaacagtgatttataagTACAGGgcatacgtaacttaaaatgtttatgtTCCATTGCAAGAAttaaacatttagctattcatacgtactgaaccataaaagaatggtcgggggtacttgccttgcaatgctttacaaaaccctaagtagctttcacgctgactcctgtcctggggaaactcgactgggatctacaaatacagagtaccctaatcagttataccgacatgcttgatatcctcaaatcctaataacccaatccgataacccgactcgtataggtattatacacataatcacattaTCACGTAATCCGAAtacaaataggggtaacacgtataatataaatatgtacgtttacaaatatatttttagaaatttttttgcagcaactcctttgtttataagactacccgtcgattacaatcgacgtcaacaatcacaacaatccaaTTTCCATTACAATACCAATTCCACATTCACGTATCTATTTACGTACAATTCCAATATATGATTTATTTTcgaaaacattttatacaaaccattttattttatttataaaattttggacTCAGAACaaagtcatcaccgtccaccgtccgctcgtaaaaagcAAACGCTGTACAGCGGAAAAATTCTCGAGGTACCCGGTATTTCGGATTCCAAccaaaaatttcaccgattattatAATTGTTTTTACTGCAcggatattttatttcacaaaatcagtcAACAAAATTCCtgcaaaataaaaataattaattaaaaattccaaaataaaCAGGGCAACACGAGCATGACGCGCTTAACACTACATCACCAATCGGAGATGCAAGGACAGCCGGGAAACAACCCGGAAAATCAAAAACCACACACTGCACAACCATACCCACAATATACATACGAATATATGCATACAATAGGCAAAACAAAATGAAAGCACATGGAATCAAAATAACCGGAGATAACAGCGACGGCCAAAAAGGCAAAAAGGAAGAAGAAGACGATGACTACAGCAAGCCGAGGAACCAAGCTCAAACGGCGGCAACCACCGAAAGTAAAAGGAAGAAACGAACCGAGAAGAACGAAATAAAAAGGATCCGAGAAGAAGGAATAGAGAGACTGGAAGAGAGAGTAAGAGAGTAAAAGAGATTTGAACAACAGCTAACCCCCTGCTGCTTGGCTGCACGACACGTGTCCTGTATAAACGGACACGTGTCATTTTATTTTTATCCCGACTGACTACAAGGCCCTTATATCActtttaattatattaataacGGTATACCTCGTGaaattttttaatcaaaatgctatcaaaataatcttaaaatttataaatattccGAAGTTCACGAAAACATAATTTCGGAATTTTAAGAACGATTTTTACGGCGTACTTTATACCCACAATTTAGCAAATAACGAAACAaagcgcgggtaaaattaatcccgaaaattcccaaaataattttaaaattctcagaataatacgaacttaataaaatatgagtttcatgatttttgaagatttcctgaattaaatatggattttacaaataaacacaatcagaaaatcatttaaaaataaataattaatgaaatattgatttttcaattttataaagtcccaaaaataattgttgagattataaaattataaaaccaattttagagatcatccaaatatttatggaattaaaactataataaaattacttttacagacgacataaaatcatataactcaataataaatcacacaatccaatcccacatatcaacataTTACACTAATTAAATTGCAATCgataactgctgccaaaatcatTACACTcatgtatttaattatttaaacctttattacactttgaatataataaaaataaaagaatatttacGAGTCGTTATAGAAGGTGTACCAAGGGAAGAAAACAGCAATGCAGATGCCTTGGCAAAGATATGGTCGCAAATGGACAGTGTCCAAATTGGACAAATTCCTTTGGGGATTCAAGAAATCCCATGTATTCCAGAAGTAGGGATGTTCCAGACACGGGAGATCCCACAGGAAAATTGGATGACTCTCATTGATAACTATATTTGAAGGGGAGTTTTTCCTGAAGACAAGTTACAGGCTCGACGGCTTCACTACCAAGCTGCGTAGTACGTTGAATATGATGGAGTATTGTATAAGAGAAGGTTTAACCAACCATTATTACGATGCTTGGATCTGGAAGAAGGGAATTATATTCTTAGGGAGGTGCACGAAGGAATTTGCGAcaatcactcggggggtggtTCGTTGGTATTGAAAGTCCTCTTACAAGGATATTACTGGCCAACTATGAAAGAAGATGCCTTCAAGTTTGTTCAGGCTTGTGATCGCTGTCAGTGATTCACTAATTACTTTAATTGCCCGGCAACATCGATTACTTCATTGGCAAGTCCTTGGCCTTTCGCCATGTGGGGGATTGATCTAATTGGAGAACTGCCCAAGGTCAAGGGGGTGTGAAGTATGTTGTGGTGGCTATTGATTATTTTACCAAATGGGAGGAAGCTATGCCACTGGCCACGATCACGACAAAGAAAATCAAAGACTTTGTTTTTAACTCCATAGTCTGCAGGTTCGGTATTCCATATAAACTCATCTCAGATAATGGGAAACAGTTTGACAATAAAGAGCTAAGGAAGCTTTGTGAAGACTTGAACATCAAGAAAGATTTTGCTGCGGTCTACCACCCGCAAAGCAATGGTCAGATAGAAGCCATAAACAAGATTATCAAACACATTTTGAAGGCTAAGCTAGAAGAAACGAAGGGAGATTGGCCGGAGGAGATACCCATGGTCCTTTGGTCTTATAACACGACTTCCACGTCGACCACTGGAGAGTCCCCCTTTTTGCTGACGTACGGGTATGAGGCTATGGTCCCCGTAGAAGTAGGGGCCGGATCTCTGTGAAGGTATTTATTTGTTGAGGAAGAGGCAGATCTTAACGAAAGGCTCCACTTGGATTTGCTGGACGAAGCTAGAATGCACTCTCAATTGAAACTTGCGGCATATCAGCAGAGAATTACTAAGTATTTTAATAAGAAGGTGAAGTATGTGCCCTACAAGGTGGGATATATTGTATTATGAAAAGTCATGCCAAATACCAAAATAGCTCAGCACGGGATGCTGGGAGCTAactgggaaggaccatacaaggtcaaggCTATACTCTGGAAGGGAAGCTATCGCTTGGAAGATTTGGATGGCAAGCTTATTCCCCGGGCTTGGAATGCAGAGCATCTACGGAAATATTATCAATAGGGTGTGGCTTTGGCCCCCTCGTTTCTATGATTACTTCCTATGTAATAGActagtagcaaataaattcctcctagcctagggggtagtaTACATAAATATGAACCTTGGAACTGGCGGAAggaaaaaaatttcaaaataatttcTCCATAGAGCATAGTATCCATGGGACTGGTGTAATTTTTacactagagcgcattatcaATAAAAGAAAAAAGTTGCTTCAAATTGCTTTATGTGTTTTATTTTCATAAAGAAAAAGTTAGGGTGCGCCCTAACCAAAAATGGCCCCTTTAATACTAAAGAAAAAGTTATTTGTAATACGTAAAATATATCCATGAAACAATGTTCTCGAAATTGAAAAACATCCTATATAAGAATGTCTGCTAAATATCAAGGCGCGCCTCTATGAAAGGACGCGTCTCGAGTTTCTGTACACTTAGAAAATTTCAGAAAATGATAAAAGGGTATGATTAAGAAAAAGCTAAGGCAAAAGCTTAAAGAAAATGAGGCGCGCCCTAAAGGTAGAGGCGCCTTGACAAAATTCTCTTGAAAGATTGTTAGACAAGAATGTTTACTTTTAAGGCGTGTCTTACCTATCAAGGCACGCCACCGGTTTGGTACTTAGGAACTTTAAGGTCAACTTGTTGAAATAAAGATAAATGAAACCTTAAGATAATCACAATGCAGATAAAAGAGTAGCGAAATGAAATATAGTCATACAACTTTGCACAATATCAAAAGAGGGTTGGCTCCTCAAAGTATTAGAAGACTTAGTTCAGATGTAGTTTAAACATGATAAAAAATTAGGGCGCGCCCTGATTCTCACCGGTTGGAGGAATGGATTGGAGAGGAGTTGAGGGATCAACCTCAGGCGCATCCTTTTCAGGATCGTCAGTAGGCACGCCCTCAGCTTCCTCTAACCCAACCTCAATCCTTTTTTCGTGAACCTCTTTGGCGAACTCCCTCTTGAATTCTGCCATCTCCACAACAGTTTCTTCACCAAACTTCTCGAAGCTGTATTCAGGATTATTCGCCATGAACCCTATCCTGTAAAAATGAAAACCATTAGCAAAGGCTTCGTTTGTGATAATCCTCCTCTCCTCCATCCAACCATTCCTCTCCTGCTCTTCAAGGTATTCAAGCCTCGCTTTGACTTCAACCAACTCTTGGTGGAGAGATTCAGCTTTCTTGTTGGCTATTTCAAGCTGAGAGGTTGAATTTTCCACTTCGCCCTTAAGGGAAGAGATCGTAGAATCTTTAGCTTTTATGTCTTTTAAATGGAGGAAGTCATTGTCCTTCAGGGTATTCTACAAAATACTGTTGTCGCCTTGTAACCTTTCCAGGTGCGCCTTCTCCTCAAGAAGTTTGTCCACCACTTGGTTGGAGTGGATGAATAACTGGAAGGACGCTTTGATAGAAGCTCTACTAGCATCTTCCAAGTTCATGGCTTGCCCCTGTTCCACCTCTTCATCTGTAACATGAAGAGAGCCTAGTGGGCCAAGATAATTCAGGGCAACAGAAGATCCTGAAGGCATGTCGTCTGTCCTTGGCCTTTTTGGCGCGCCTTgtattaggtcacacaacactgtagaagggggttgaatacagtgtagaatacaatcaaatcgatttaaagcacaagtaacagaaatcagatgtattcgatataataaactctgttacaatggaactgttctctctcagtgatgaaaaaatatcacgagagctgctaggttgcAATATATGATCTtttcgatgatcgtaactcttatagagtaaacctatgtatgtgtttatatagacacaaagttacaagataacttctagttgatatggaatataattctttctcctaaaatatatcaaccagatatcttatataattcttctagtcctcgaactctttccatgcatatcttcttcttgtattagtctcgatcttctttcctgtgaatcagcttccttccttaactgttagtcctccagtacttaagttctgatatccatcttatgatattatcttctgataatctaagtcctgatatccttaagttctgacttctagtaagtcctgattctagtaagtactgatatttcctattagttaagatctgaaaactaaacatgaaacatattagacatgacatctcaaatatatccaacaatctcccccaacttgtaattatgc
This window contains:
- the LOC141673965 gene encoding uncharacterized protein LOC141673965 yields the protein MKTLFMTKFQAAVRYAPFVTTLANIRQRENESLTSYFKRFNAESTSIREASDEALKSFLIAGLRVGSDFWKYLHEKDPATLADVFALEESFKAIEQSLEEVQPISQENQISKVRKRDRSLSPRYRRSSRSPNRVNATTTRREWSPPSSYDHRASRYMPLAVSIEHIFEVNKNRWLFRKPKGLSSWQSKDKKKYCEYHESSGHNTHECRQLKDEVEALIKEGYLGKWVVKEVRRHKDGADRVKEEGSRALQGSNNETLEENKFVRDGSIRAIYGEDPRMEYSNRALARYAREARFRPLIDIHRVETRPPKVFKGESMDTIFREADARWVHHPHNDALVISIHIRTKNIHRAFVDNGSSANILYYSTFEKMGLPDRDMSREDSWVYGFSGAGVRVMGSIRLSCTLGKSLGQDVHKVDAPLPEGTPLSSGNSKEVDAPVPQGAPSKEVDAPLQEDAPFLRNDEDRNQST